A DNA window from Solanum lycopersicum chromosome 3, SLM_r2.1 contains the following coding sequences:
- the LOC101268851 gene encoding probable inactive receptor kinase At1g48480 — protein sequence MYKFSGRMLGFYRAFMMQKLSMLLFFVLFYSITSSADLNSDRDALLALRAAVGGRTMLWNASNTTPCNWAGVLCEDNRVTVLRLPAASLTGEIPVNTISNLTKVKTISLRFNRLSGSLPSDISKLVELRNLYLQDNEFVGSVPSSFFTLHLMVRLDLSNNNFSGEIPSGFNNLTRLRTLLLENNQFSGSIPELKLSKLEQFDVSGNSLNGSIPKSLEGMPAGAFGGNSLCGKPLEVCPGEETQPAIATGGIEIGNAHKKKKLSGGAIAGIVVGSVLGFVLLLLILFVLCRKRSGNNARSVDVAAFKHPETELSAEKSNVDAENGGGGNSGYSVAAAAAAAMTATGKGGEIGGNGIKKLIFFGSDRPFDLEDLLRASAEVLGKGTFGTAYKAVLEMGTVVAVKRLKDVTISDMEFREKIDQVGQMNHENLVPLRAYYYSREEKLLVYDYMPMGSLSALLHGNKGASKTPLDWKVRSGIALGTARGIEYLHSQGSTVHGNIKSSNVLLTKSYDARVSDFGLAQLVGPPTSPTRVAGYRAPEVTDPRRVTQKADVYSFGVLLLELLTGKAPTHALLNEEGVDLPRWVQSIVQDQWTSQVFDIELLRYQSVEEEMVQLLQLAIDCSTQYPDNRPSMSDVVERIQELRLSSLRVTQEQSDSVNESD from the exons ATGTATAAGTTTTCAGGCAGAATGTTGGGTTTTTATCGAGCTTTTATGATGCAGAAGTTGTCAATGTTGctgttttttgttcttttttacaGTATAACGAGTTCTGCAGATCTGAACTCCGACCGGGATGCTTTACTGGCGTTACGAGCCGCTGTGGGTGGTCGGACTATGTTATGGAATGCTTCTAACACAACCCCATGTAATTGGGCTGGTGTTTTATGTGAGGATAACCGTGTTACTGTTCTACGGTTACCGGCGGCGTCACTTACCGGTGAGATTCCGGTGAATACCATTTCGAATCTTACTAAGGTTAAGACGATTAGTCTACGTTTTAACCGGCTTTCGGGTTCTCTTCCTTCTGATATTTCTAAACTTGTTGAGCTTCGTAATCTTTACCTTCAGGATAACGAATTTGTTGGTTCTGTTCCTTCTTCCTTTTTCACGCTTCATTTAATGGTTCGTCTAGATCTTTCTAATAACAATTTTTCTGGAGAAATACCATCTGGGTTTAACAATTTGACTCGTTTGAGAACACTTTTGCTTGAAAACAACCAGTTTTCTGGGTCTATTCCGGAGTTAAAGCTTTCGAAGCTTGAACAATTTGATGTCTCTGGTAATAGCTTAAACGGGTCTATTCCGAAGAGTCTCGAAGGAATGCCGGCTGGTGCTTTTGGTGGGAATTCACTTTGTGGGAAGCCGCTTGAGGTTTGTCCCGGGGAGGAGACTCAGCCTGCTATAGCTACTGGTGGGATTGAAATTGGGAATGCgcataagaaaaagaagttgtCTGGTGGTGCGATTGCTGGCATTGTTGTTGGATCTGTACTGGGATTCGTTCTGCTGTTGTTGATTTTGTTCGTGTTGTGTAGAAAGAGGTCTGGTAACAACGCGAGGTCTGTTGATGTAGCTGCATTTAAGCATCCGGAAACAGAACTTTCTGCGGAGAAGTCCAATGTGGACGCTGAAAATGGTGGTGGTGGAAATAGTGGGTATTCAGTGGCGGCAGCTGCTGCGGCTGCAATGACGGCTACTGGAAAGGGAGGAGAGATCGGCGGAAATGGTATTAAAAAGCTGATCTTTTTCGGGTCTGATAGACCATTTGATTTGGAGGATTTGTTGAGAGCTTCAGCTGAGGTTTTAGGGAAGGGAACGTTTGGAACAGCTTACAAGGCGGTGTTGGAGATGGGCACAGTTGTAGCTGTTAAGAGATTGAAGGATGTGACCATATCTGATATGGAGTTCCGGGAGAAAATCGATCAAGTTGGACAAATGAATCATGAGAATTTGGTGCCTCTTAGGGCATATTATTACAGCAGGGAGGAAAAGCTTCTTGTCTATGACTACATGCCAATGGGTAGCTTGTCTGCACTGCTTCATG GAAATAAGGGGGCTAGCAAGACACCACTGGATTGGAAAGTCAGGTCAGGCATTGCCCTTGGTACGGCTCGGGGCATTGAATACCTACACTCTCAAGGTTCAACTGTCCATGGGAACATTAAATCATCCAATGTTCTTCTCACCAAATCATATGATGCACGAGTGTCAGATTTTGGCCTAGCCCAGCTGGTTGGACCTCCAACTTCCCCAACTCGAGTTGCTGGATATCGTGCTCCAGAGGTAACTGACCCACGCAGAGTAACCCAAAAGGCAGATGTATATAGCTTTGGTGTATTGCTTCTTGAGCTTCTTACTGGGAAGGCACCCACTCATGCCCTCCTGAACGAGGAAGGTGTTGACTTGCCAAGATGGGTGCAGTCTATCGTTCAAGACCAATGGACTTCACAAGTTTTTGATATTGAGCTCCTCAGGTACCAAAGCGTTGAGGAAGAAATGGTGCAACTCTTGCAGCTCGCAATAGATTGCTCGACTCAATATCCCGACAACAGACCTTCTATGTCTGATGTCGTTGAGCGAATTCAAGAGCTGCGTCTCTCAAGCTTGCGGGTTACTCAAGAACAGTCTGATTCTGTCAATGAATCTGATTGA